The Leptolyngbya sp. CCY15150 genome window below encodes:
- the gltB gene encoding glutamate synthase large subunit: protein MNSHTPPPKQGLYDPQFEHDACGVGFVVNMKGAQSHSIVDQALTILLNLDHRGAVGAEPNTGDGAGLLTQVPHGFMQKVAGQLGFDLPTPGQYGVGMIFSSPDPAVRQRSREIFAQVVEEEGQTVIGWRDVPTCNETLGETAQASEPFMEQVFIQRHPGLDDDWAFERKLYVIRKRAYVAIRVAGINAFWYPSSISCRTIVYKGMLMPVQVGQYYPDLQDPDFASALGLVHSRFSTNTFPSWERAHPYRYIAHNGEINTLRGNINWMHARQAMFESDYFGDDLKRVQPLINIEGSDSTIFDNTLELLALTGRSLPHAVMMMIPEPWSGHESMSAEKRAFYEYHSCLMEPWDGPASIAFTDGTMMGAVLDRNGLRPARYYVTKDDLVIMASEAGVLPIEPERIAYKGRLEPGRMFLVNMEEGRIVSDEELKQQVATEQPYGEWLDQYLVELGQLPDAPVPTLESTNLRQRQIAFGYTFEELRLLLMPMGQNGVEAIGAMGTDTPLAVLSNRPKLLYDYFQQLFAQVTNPPIDSIREEIVTSPITTIGSEGNLLKPAPQSCQLIKLKTPVLSNEDLAKLKALKTGPFCSTTLPITFPAEAGVKGLEAALEDLYRQADEAIASGTALLILSDRAVDADHAAIPALLAVAGLHHHLIRTGTRTRVGLVLESGEPREVHHFAVLIGYGCGAINPYLAFETLGDMVADQSLPGVDYATACKNYIKAVTKGVIKIGSKIGISTIQSYRGAQIFEAIGLNQSVIDRYFSWTASRIEGVDLAVITQEALLRHHHGFPDRPLAHPTLDVGGEYQWRKDGEEHLLSPQSIHLLQQAVRENNYDLYKQYSALINADGQKFFRLRDLLDFKDRQPIPIDEVEPIETIMTRFKTGAMSYGSISKETHEALAIAMNRIGGRSNTGEGGEDPERYTWTNDQGDSKNSAIKQVASGRFGVTSLYLSQARELQIKMAQGAKPGEGGQLPGLKVYPWIAKVRHSTPGVGLISPPPHHDIYSIEDLAELIHDLKNANRAARVSVKLVSEVGVGTIAAGVAKAHADVVLISGFDGGTGASPQTSIKHAGLPWELGLAETHQTLVLNNLRSRIAVETDGQMKTGRDLAIATLLGAEEYGFSTAPLVTLGCIMMRVCHKNTCPVGVATQNPELRKNFTGDPQHTVNFMRFIAMELREIMAQLGFRTIPEMVGRTDILEARKAISHWKAKGVDISKILHQPDVDDSVGRYCQIPQDHGLDKSLDITTLLDLCQSAIEQGEPVRATLPIRNIHRVVGTILGNEITKRHWDGLPDDTIHLHFQGTAGQSFGAFVPRGVTLELEGDANDYVGKGLSGGKIILYPSKASTFVAEENIIAGNVALYGATSGEAYIRGLVGERFCVRNSGVETVVEGVGDHACEYMTGGKVVVLGPTGRNFAAGMSGGIAYVLDEAGDFDQRCNPQMVGLEHLENPEEIRDVHDLIEKHAHYTQSAKALQILAEWDAMVPRFVKVMPRDYKRVLQHIQNAIADGLSGDEALSAAFEENARDVARIGGS from the coding sequence ATGAACAGTCACACTCCGCCGCCGAAACAGGGCCTCTACGACCCCCAATTTGAACACGACGCCTGCGGGGTCGGGTTCGTGGTGAACATGAAGGGGGCTCAGTCTCATTCCATTGTTGACCAAGCATTGACGATCCTTTTGAACTTAGATCACCGGGGTGCAGTTGGGGCTGAACCCAATACCGGTGACGGGGCTGGGCTTCTCACCCAAGTGCCCCATGGCTTCATGCAAAAGGTGGCCGGTCAGCTTGGTTTTGATCTACCTACACCGGGGCAATATGGCGTCGGGATGATTTTTTCCTCCCCCGACCCTGCTGTACGTCAGCGCAGCCGCGAGATTTTTGCCCAGGTTGTGGAGGAAGAGGGACAGACGGTCATCGGTTGGCGGGATGTGCCCACGTGCAACGAGACCTTGGGCGAAACGGCCCAGGCCAGTGAGCCGTTCATGGAGCAGGTGTTCATCCAGCGCCATCCTGGTCTAGACGACGATTGGGCCTTTGAGCGCAAGCTCTACGTGATTCGTAAGCGGGCCTACGTGGCCATTCGGGTGGCGGGGATCAATGCCTTTTGGTATCCCAGCAGCATTTCCTGCCGCACTATTGTCTACAAGGGCATGCTGATGCCGGTGCAGGTGGGGCAGTATTACCCCGATCTCCAGGATCCGGATTTTGCTAGCGCCCTCGGTCTGGTTCACTCTCGCTTTAGCACCAATACCTTCCCCAGTTGGGAGCGGGCTCACCCCTATCGCTACATTGCCCACAACGGTGAAATCAACACCCTGCGCGGCAATATCAACTGGATGCATGCCCGGCAGGCGATGTTTGAGTCGGACTACTTTGGGGATGACCTGAAGCGGGTGCAGCCGCTGATCAATATTGAGGGCAGCGACTCGACGATTTTTGACAATACCCTAGAACTGCTGGCTCTGACGGGGCGATCGCTTCCCCATGCCGTCATGATGATGATTCCTGAACCCTGGTCGGGGCATGAGTCGATGAGCGCTGAGAAGCGGGCGTTTTATGAATATCACTCCTGTCTGATGGAACCCTGGGATGGGCCGGCATCTATTGCCTTCACCGACGGCACCATGATGGGGGCGGTGCTCGATCGCAACGGTCTGCGGCCCGCACGCTACTACGTCACCAAGGATGATTTGGTGATCATGGCGTCGGAGGCCGGGGTGTTGCCCATTGAGCCGGAGCGCATCGCCTATAAAGGACGGCTGGAGCCGGGGCGGATGTTCTTGGTGAATATGGAGGAAGGGCGGATTGTCTCCGATGAGGAGCTGAAGCAGCAGGTGGCCACCGAACAGCCCTATGGTGAGTGGCTGGATCAGTATTTGGTGGAACTAGGTCAGCTTCCCGATGCGCCGGTGCCAACCCTTGAGTCTACGAACCTGCGGCAGCGGCAGATTGCCTTTGGCTATACCTTTGAGGAGCTGCGGCTGTTGCTGATGCCCATGGGGCAAAACGGGGTGGAGGCGATCGGGGCTATGGGAACCGATACGCCCCTGGCGGTGTTGTCCAACCGACCGAAGCTGCTCTACGACTACTTCCAGCAGTTGTTTGCCCAGGTGACCAATCCGCCGATTGACTCGATTCGGGAAGAAATCGTCACCTCGCCGATTACCACCATTGGCAGCGAGGGCAATTTGCTGAAGCCTGCGCCTCAGAGCTGTCAGTTGATCAAGCTAAAAACGCCGGTGCTCAGTAATGAAGACTTGGCCAAGCTCAAGGCGCTGAAGACGGGGCCATTTTGTTCCACAACCCTACCCATAACCTTCCCGGCTGAAGCGGGAGTGAAGGGGCTGGAGGCCGCCTTGGAGGATCTCTATCGTCAAGCAGACGAAGCGATCGCCTCAGGAACGGCCTTACTCATCTTGAGCGATCGCGCTGTGGATGCTGACCACGCTGCGATTCCGGCTCTGCTGGCCGTGGCAGGGCTGCACCATCATCTGATCCGCACCGGCACCCGCACCCGCGTGGGGCTGGTTCTAGAATCGGGCGAACCCCGAGAAGTCCATCACTTTGCGGTGCTGATTGGCTATGGCTGCGGGGCGATCAACCCCTACCTGGCCTTCGAAACCCTGGGGGATATGGTGGCCGACCAGAGCCTACCCGGTGTGGACTACGCCACCGCCTGCAAGAACTACATCAAGGCGGTCACCAAGGGCGTGATCAAGATCGGCTCGAAGATCGGCATTTCCACCATCCAGAGCTATCGGGGCGCGCAGATCTTTGAAGCCATTGGTCTCAATCAATCGGTGATCGATCGCTACTTCTCTTGGACAGCCTCGCGCATTGAGGGGGTGGATCTAGCGGTGATTACCCAGGAAGCCCTGCTGCGCCACCACCATGGCTTCCCCGATCGCCCCTTGGCCCATCCCACCTTGGATGTGGGCGGTGAATATCAATGGCGTAAGGACGGTGAAGAGCACCTGCTCAGTCCCCAGTCGATTCACCTGCTGCAGCAGGCGGTGCGGGAGAACAACTACGACCTGTATAAGCAGTATTCTGCCCTGATCAATGCCGATGGTCAGAAATTTTTCCGCCTGCGGGATCTGCTGGACTTCAAAGACCGCCAGCCCATTCCCATCGACGAGGTGGAACCGATTGAAACGATCATGACCCGCTTTAAGACCGGGGCCATGAGCTACGGGTCGATTTCCAAGGAGACCCATGAGGCCTTGGCGATCGCCATGAACCGCATTGGGGGGCGATCGAATACGGGGGAAGGTGGCGAAGATCCGGAGCGCTATACCTGGACGAATGACCAGGGCGACTCGAAAAACAGCGCCATCAAGCAAGTGGCGTCCGGGCGCTTTGGCGTCACCAGTCTATATCTATCCCAGGCGCGCGAGCTACAGATCAAAATGGCCCAGGGGGCTAAGCCCGGTGAAGGCGGACAGCTTCCCGGTCTCAAGGTCTATCCCTGGATTGCTAAGGTGCGCCACTCCACCCCCGGTGTCGGTCTAATTTCCCCGCCGCCCCACCACGATATCTATTCCATCGAAGACTTGGCAGAATTGATCCATGATCTGAAAAATGCCAACCGGGCGGCGCGGGTCAGCGTCAAGCTGGTCTCTGAGGTGGGTGTGGGCACCATTGCCGCTGGAGTAGCCAAGGCCCATGCCGATGTGGTGCTGATTTCTGGCTTTGATGGCGGTACCGGTGCCTCGCCGCAAACGTCGATTAAGCACGCGGGTCTTCCCTGGGAGTTGGGTCTGGCTGAAACCCATCAAACCCTGGTACTCAACAACCTGCGCAGCCGCATCGCTGTAGAAACAGACGGACAAATGAAAACCGGACGGGACTTGGCGATCGCCACCCTGCTGGGTGCAGAAGAATATGGATTCTCCACCGCTCCCTTGGTGACTCTGGGCTGCATCATGATGCGGGTTTGTCATAAAAATACCTGCCCCGTGGGCGTGGCCACCCAAAATCCAGAGCTGCGGAAAAACTTCACCGGCGATCCCCAGCATACGGTCAACTTCATGCGCTTCATCGCCATGGAGCTTCGGGAAATTATGGCCCAGCTTGGCTTCCGCACCATTCCCGAGATGGTCGGCCGCACCGATATCCTAGAGGCCCGCAAGGCCATCAGCCATTGGAAAGCCAAGGGCGTGGATATCTCCAAGATCCTGCACCAGCCCGACGTGGATGATTCTGTGGGTCGCTACTGCCAAATCCCTCAGGATCATGGCTTAGATAAGTCTCTGGATATCACCACTCTGCTGGATCTCTGTCAATCTGCCATTGAACAGGGTGAACCAGTTCGCGCTACCTTACCTATTCGCAATATTCATCGCGTGGTGGGTACCATCCTCGGCAACGAAATCACCAAGCGCCATTGGGATGGCTTACCAGATGACACCATCCATCTCCACTTCCAAGGCACGGCGGGACAAAGCTTTGGAGCCTTTGTGCCCCGTGGCGTCACCCTAGAGCTAGAGGGCGATGCCAACGACTATGTGGGTAAGGGACTGAGCGGCGGTAAGATCATTCTTTATCCCTCCAAAGCCTCCACCTTTGTTGCTGAAGAAAATATCATCGCCGGCAACGTTGCCCTCTATGGTGCTACCAGCGGCGAAGCCTACATTCGAGGACTGGTGGGAGAACGCTTCTGCGTCCGCAACTCCGGGGTGGAAACGGTGGTGGAAGGCGTGGGCGACCATGCCTGTGAATACATGACCGGCGGTAAAGTGGTGGTTCTTGGCCCCACTGGGCGCAACTTCGCGGCGGGCATGAGCGGCGGCATTGCCTACGTGCTCGACGAAGCCGGGGATTTTGACCAGCGCTGCAACCCCCAAATGGTGGGGCTAGAACATCTAGAAAATCCGGAAGAGATCCGGGATGTGCATGATTTGATTGAAAAACATGCCCACTATACCCAAAGCGCCAAGGCCTTGCAGATTCTGGCTGAGTGGGATGCCATGGTACCTCGGTTTGTGAAGGTCATGCCCCGCGACTACAAGCGCGTTCTGCAGCATATCCAAAATGCGATCGCCGATGGATTAAGCGGTGATGAAGCCCTCTCAGCGGCCTTTGAGGAAAATGCCCGCGATGTTGCCCGCATTGGCGGCAGCTAA
- a CDS encoding glutamate synthase subunit beta — translation MGKPTGFIDYLRENAAEVAPQDRIRNWDEFHLPMAEENLKTQGARCMDCGTPFCHTGITLSRMASGCPINNLIPEWNDLVYRGRWQDALDRLHKTNNFPEFTGRVCPAPCEGACVLGITNPPVTIKNIEYSIAEKGWESGWITPNPPAQRTGKKVAVIGSGPAGLSAADQLNQAGHWVTVYERADRPGGLLMYGIPNMKLDKKEVVMRRLDVLEAEGITFVCNTEVGRDISAETLTQDYDAVLLCTGATRPRDLPIEGRSLQGIHFAMEFLTGNTRTVLQGDATEDYISAAGKDVVIIGGGDTGTDCVGTSIRHGCNTVTQIEIMPKPPETRASSNPWPEFPKVYKMDYGQEEAASRFGSDPRAYITTATKFEGDDNGHVKAVHTVQVQWVRDEQGRFSPQPIAGTEAVIPAQVVLLAMGFLGPEQPLIDALGLDQDGRSNVKAEEGDYTTSIPGVFAAGDCRRGQSLVVWAINEGRGAARECDRFLMGRTELP, via the coding sequence ATGGGAAAACCAACCGGCTTTATTGACTACCTGCGGGAAAATGCCGCTGAGGTCGCCCCCCAGGATCGGATCCGCAACTGGGATGAGTTTCACCTGCCCATGGCGGAGGAGAACCTCAAAACCCAAGGGGCCCGCTGCATGGACTGCGGTACGCCCTTCTGCCACACCGGCATCACCCTGAGCCGCATGGCCAGCGGTTGCCCAATTAACAACCTAATTCCCGAGTGGAATGACCTAGTCTATCGCGGGCGTTGGCAAGATGCCCTCGATCGCCTCCATAAAACCAATAACTTTCCTGAATTCACCGGACGGGTTTGCCCAGCTCCCTGTGAAGGAGCCTGCGTCCTAGGCATCACCAATCCGCCGGTGACCATCAAAAATATCGAATATTCCATCGCCGAAAAGGGGTGGGAATCGGGCTGGATTACCCCCAATCCTCCCGCCCAGCGCACCGGCAAGAAAGTAGCGGTGATTGGATCGGGGCCAGCCGGTCTCTCGGCGGCGGATCAGCTCAACCAAGCCGGGCATTGGGTGACGGTCTATGAACGAGCCGATCGCCCCGGTGGACTGTTGATGTATGGCATCCCCAACATGAAGTTGGATAAAAAAGAGGTGGTGATGCGCCGCCTGGATGTCTTAGAAGCCGAGGGTATTACCTTCGTCTGCAACACTGAGGTGGGTCGCGACATTAGTGCTGAGACGCTGACCCAAGACTACGATGCCGTCCTGCTTTGCACCGGTGCTACCCGCCCGCGAGACTTGCCCATTGAGGGGCGATCGCTTCAGGGGATTCACTTCGCCATGGAATTCCTCACCGGCAATACCCGCACCGTTCTCCAAGGCGATGCCACCGAGGACTATATTTCTGCCGCAGGTAAAGATGTGGTGATCATCGGCGGTGGCGATACGGGCACCGACTGCGTTGGCACCTCCATCCGCCATGGCTGCAACACCGTCACCCAGATCGAGATCATGCCCAAGCCACCTGAAACCAGGGCTTCTAGCAATCCCTGGCCGGAATTTCCTAAAGTCTACAAAATGGACTACGGGCAAGAGGAAGCGGCTTCTCGATTTGGCAGCGACCCCCGTGCTTATATCACCACCGCCACGAAGTTTGAGGGTGACGATAACGGTCACGTTAAAGCCGTACACACCGTTCAAGTGCAGTGGGTACGTGATGAGCAGGGACGCTTCTCCCCCCAACCGATTGCCGGCACCGAGGCAGTCATTCCTGCCCAAGTAGTGTTGCTTGCCATGGGCTTCCTCGGCCCCGAGCAACCCTTGATTGATGCCCTGGGCTTGGATCAGGACGGTAGAAGCAACGTAAAAGCCGAGGAGGGTGACTATACCACCAGCATTCCTGGCGTATTTGCCGCTGGCGACTGTCGTCGAGGACAAAGTCTTGTGGTCTGGGCGATCAACGAAGGGCGGGGAGCCGCTCGGGAATGCGATCGCTTCCTCATGGGGCGGACAGAACTTCCCTAG
- a CDS encoding CsbD family protein, with protein sequence MGLADKAKAAAKNVEGKLQEAKGNVTGDTKDQLEGKAKQGEARVRNAGEDVKDEVKKAID encoded by the coding sequence ATGGGATTAGCAGATAAAGCCAAAGCAGCCGCTAAGAACGTTGAAGGTAAGCTTCAAGAAGCTAAGGGCAATGTCACTGGCGACACCAAAGATCAGCTCGAAGGCAAAGCCAAGCAAGGTGAAGCAAGGGTTCGTAATGCTGGTGAAGATGTGAAAGATGAAGTCAAGAAAGCGATTGATTAG